CTGCGGTGAGtctccagaaaaacaaatgcAAAGCGTTCGCGTCGGATACAGGGAGATGAGTTTTCGATTGAAGTTTTTTTTGAGCTACTTGGTTTTTCACGTTCACGAATCTCGTCTCGCTGCCACTTTCCCCCGTTTTGTGGGTTCTCGCATttcccgcctctctcgcctttcgacGTCACTCCTCCGacgctcgtttttcttcctctctcgggCCTTTCCGCCTCCGCTTCATCTCGCTCTTTCTGCcagtctgtttctctctcctccctccgtACCTCGCTCCTGTTCTCTGCGGAGGCTGCTCTCCGTAGTCCTGCGGCCGACCGTTGTTTTCTTGCAGCGCTTGCGGCCTCCGTGCATaaggcagaagaacgaaggagacgaatcGAGAGCAGGctgttcctttttcctttcaaTGTGCCAGactgctttctttctccagcgGTGAGTCTTTCTGCAAGGGTCTTTCttcgtgcatgtgcatgcagtgacaGCTACTCTGCGAAAAGCCGGTGTCACTCCCCGCAACATCATCCctgctctttccttcctcctcttctttccctcaagcctctcgctctctccaaCGCTTGCGCCCTGAGTCTTGGTATCTGACAGCCATCGCTCTCcccgtgtctcttcgtccctTGAGTGCTAGAAATTCCGGCGCTTTCGCCTTCGATTTCGGCCTCACAGATAAAGTTCCTCATAGTTCACGCCCCTTCACccagctgtatgtacaccgaaAATCCCGAGAGAGGCATATGGCACCtcttccggcctctttccATAGAAATACGACCGAGATATCTACTCATCTAATCATAAAaatacctatatatatatatatatatatatatatatatatgtgtgtatacataggtagatagatagatacagatatgcattgatatatgtatatgggcgtatatgtatattctATATGGATATAACTGTCCATGTGCGTGCTCAACTGCATACGGTTGAGTTTGTGGGAGTGTGTCTGTGATAATCAACTTAAGTACGAAAGTGTGAGTTTCTCAAGTTCATGTTATTGCGACGCACGGAGAGACGTGGAGGTTTGGGATTCGGTTTTTGCTTGCGGATAGAGGCGCCTGTTCGGCTGAGAGTTTGCGCCGGGAGAACGCGCTCTGCttcgagacagagaaagtaCCAGCAACACGACAGCCAAAATGTCCCGGAAAAACAACCGGAAACTTCAGAAGGCGCGTCACGAGGCCGCTCTCAAgtgggagaaggaagaacgcaaacgccgcgaagagaagcaagagcgaaaagcgcagctgcagcaacTTACACAAGCGGTGAGGCGAGGCTCCAACTGTCGCGTTTGTCTCAACTGCATCTACTGCTCAACTCGTTGTGCTCGATGtttacatgcatgcagtttcttTAAATACatgttctctgtttcctgagACAGTCCTTCATATCTCCTGCACTCGTGATCCAACCAAAAATGCTTTTGCGTCTGCGTATAGACAGAGTGGACAGACAGGTGGTGTATCCGGCGAACTGGATAGATGGAGAGATGTGTGGAGATATTTTTACAAATTTTAATGCGTCTGTGAACTCATAGAGGTAGCGTTCTGTGTTTCGTTGTGCACGCGTATGTGgtgagcgcatgcagcactCCCTttgtcgacgcatgcacttcgtgctttttcttcttgtaGATGGCAGATGGCTTCTTGTTGCCTGTGTCAAACAGCTTGAACTCCTAGGGACCGCTCCGAAGGCGCTgccgaggaaagaagaggaaacccCGCAAGAGGAACCTGCGGAAAACCTGTCCGATGACATGACCGAAGATGAGGACatgggcgagaaga
This Toxoplasma gondii ME49 chromosome VIII, whole genome shotgun sequence DNA region includes the following protein-coding sequences:
- a CDS encoding hypothetical protein (encoded by transcript TGME49_230118) produces the protein MRRKKQKRPERRTPVEGTRRVTLVRIMRNSVMCRRTGKKSLEQKPNAMCWTVCSPCTSDEPKKSRACIRVSLNAHVPFCGESPEKQMQSVRVGYREMSFRLKFFLSYLVFHVHESRLAATFPRFVGSRISRLSRLSTSLLRRSFFFLSRAFPPPLHLALSASLFLSPPSVPRSCSLRRLLSVVLRPTVVFLQRLRPPCIRQKNEGDESRAGCSFFLSMCQTAFFLQRGACSAESLRRENALCFETEKVPATRQPKCPGKTTGNFRRRVTRPLSSGRRKNANAAKRSKSEKRSCSNLHKR